A section of the Hevea brasiliensis isolate MT/VB/25A 57/8 chromosome 17, ASM3005281v1, whole genome shotgun sequence genome encodes:
- the LOC110664176 gene encoding uncharacterized protein LOC110664176 has translation MKFRYAMVCSSNQNRSMEAHSLLKRQGFDVSSYGTGSHVKLPGPSLREPNVYDFGTPYKQMFDDLRRKDPDLYKRNGILPMLKRNSSVKLAPQRWQENAADGSFDVVLSFEEKVFDMVIEDLHNRDQALMKSVLVINLEVKDNHEEAAIGGRLALDLCQEIEAVESWEDSIDEIIAAFETKHRRKLLYSISFY, from the exons ATGAAATTTCGCTATGCCATGGTGTGTTCATCGAATCAGAATCGAAGCATGGAGGCTCACTCACTGCTCAAGAGGCAAGGCTTTGATGTGTCCTCCTATGGAACAGGGTCCCATGTTAAGCTCCCTGGACCCTCCCTCAGAGAGCCAAATGTCTATGATTTTGGAACCCCTTACAAGCAAATGTTCGATGATCTCAGGCGCAAGGACCCTGACCT TTACAAGCGTAATGGCATATTGCCTATGCTTAAAAGGAATTCATCTGTCAAATTGGCACCTCAACGTTGGCAAGAGAATGCTGCTGATGGTTCATTTGATGTGGTGCTCTCATTTGAAGAGAAGGTTTTTGATATGGTTATTGAAG ATCTCCATAATAGGGATCAAGCTCTTATGAAAAGTGTGCTGGTAATCAACTTGGAAGTAAAAGATAACCATGAGGAGGCAGCAATTGGAGGTCGACTTGCTTTAGATCTATGCCAAGAG ATTGAAGCAGTTGAATCTTGGGAGGATTCTATTGATGAGATTATAGCCGCATTTGAGACAAAGCACAGAAGGAAGCTTTTATATAGCATCTCCTTCTATTGA
- the LOC110664181 gene encoding uncharacterized protein At4g15970-like, translating into MNNINDVVFSGDYDKKKPCSSSWISSMLFRRITLVFLVAVSCLVLHKQFSSFSFPLFIPNHCSSSSSYGSSSLPMADHTIPLQGNCDSDDLESVLRAASMKDKTVILTSVNIAMAKPGFVLDVFLESFKIGNNTKKLLNHLVIITLDQKAYARCLAIHPHCFALKIQGLDLSSEAFFMTPIYLEVVWAKIHILATVLQKGYNFVFTDADVMWVRDPFPHFYEDADFCITSDAYYGNPSDRKNLPNSGFMYVKSNQRTMKFYKYWYSSRKTFPGLNDQDVFNKIKYDPFTAKLGLQMKYLDTAYFGGFCEFSKDFNKVCTMHANCCIGMERKIHDLKMVLEDWRRFMLNTTNLKPSSSFTWRAPEKCR; encoded by the exons atgaACAACATTAACGACGTCGTCTTTTCAGGTGATTATGATAAGAAGAAGCCATGTTCATCATCATGGATAAGCAGCATGCTCTTTCGCAGAATCACACTTGTGTTTTTAGTTGCAGTTTCATGCCTGGTTTTGCACAAGCAGTTTTCATCCTTTTCTTTTCCATTATTCATTCCCAATcattgttcttcttcttcttcttatggttCTTCTTCACTTCCCATGGCTGATCATACCATCCCTCTCCAG GGTAATTGTGATTCTGATGATTTGGAGAGTGTTTTAAGAGCGGCATCGATGAAAGATAAAACAGTGATATTAACTTCAGTAAATATAGCAATGGCAAAGCCAGGATTTGTACTTGATGTCTTCTTGGAGAGTTTTAAAATTGGAAACAACACAAAGAAACTATTAAATCATCTGGTAATAATAACACTTGATCAGAAGGCTTATGCTCGTTGTTTAGCAATTCATCCTCACTGTTTTGCACTCAAAATTCAAGGCCTTGATCTTTCATCTGAGGCTTTCTTCATGACACCTATCTACTTGGAGGTGGTGTGGGCAAAAATTCATATCTTGGCTACTGTTCTCCAGAAGGGTTACAACTTCGTTTTCACG GATGCAGATGTGATGTGGGTTCGAGATCCATTTCCACACTTCTATGAAGATGCAGACTTCTGCATAACTAGTGATGCATATTATGGAAACCCTTCTGATAGGAAAAATTTGCCAAATAGTGGATTTATGTACGTAAAATCGAATCAGAGAACCATGAAGTTTTACAAATATTGGTATTCATCAAGAAAAACTTTTCCAGGACTAAATGATCAAGATGTGTTCAACAAGATCAAATATGATCCATTCACTGCAAAACTTGGGCTGCAAATGAAGTACCTTGATACAGCTTATTTTGGGGGGTTTTGTGAATTTAGTAAAGATTTCAACAAGGTTTGCACAATGCATGCAAATTGCTGTATAGGTATGGAAAGGAAAATTCATGATCTTAAGATGGTGCTTGAAGATTGGAGAAGATTTATGCTGAACACTACAAATTTAAAACCATCATCTTCATTCACTTGGAGAGCTCCAGAAAAGTGCAGGTAA